CCACCCACTCTCTGCCCCCCAGGCTCCCGGTGCCATGGGACGGGAAGGAGGAGATCCCGTGTGCAGCTCATTGCCGTGCATGCAGCGGTGGGAGCACTCATCCTcatgctggtggtgctggtgatATCGACCGGTGAGTGCCACCAAGCGACCCCACGGTGAGAGGATGCCTCAGGTTTGGGTACAGAGCAGGGAATTGGGGTTTCCAGCACGTAGATGCGCTCCtcaagcacagccctgctcccacgTGCTCTGGGGCAGCCACGTGGTGCCCTACACCACGCTCTGCTCAACTTTTCTAACCGCCCCCGGGCTGCACTGTGACGTGCTGCGGCCTCATCTCCCACCGCGGTCGGAGGGAGGtgagagaaatgcagatgtCCTGCTCCTTGCCCCACATTTGTTCAATTCCTCATTTTCAGTGTGTCGGCGGGCCTCCATCCCACCTTTCTCAGCCTTTGGCCACGCATGCCCCAACGCCTGGGTCGGATTCCAGgggaaatgctattatttttcgAAGGAGGAGAAtgattggaacagcagcagggagcactgcaatGCCCACGGAGCTTCCCTGGCCACCATAGGCAGTGCGGAGGAGATGGTGAGATGGGGACATGAGCCCAAAGCTCTGGGGAAGGCAccaggctggggagggacagcGGCACGTTACTGCCCCTCACCCCTCCCGCATCCATCTGGGGGACGTCCCGAGATGTGCACCTCTGGGGGCAGCTCTTGTGCCATGGAAGCACAAACAAGCTTCGTCCACGCAGCAGAACGCAGCgccttgcagcctgctggagcctgagATGTGGGTGGGACAGATGCTAAAACCTCCTAACATTCAACACTCTCTTCCTTTAAAGGATTTCATGATGCGCTTCCAGGGCCCGGCAAACTGTTGGAtcgggctgcacagggaagaagaggacgCCCAGTGGACATGGAGCGATGGCACAGCCTTCACCAACTGGTCAGTCTGTCTGTCCAGCTGTCCAGGCCATGACTTCCCACGGGCTCTCTTTGGGATGGGGACCTTCTCCTGGTGCCACAGCCGTGGTTTACCGTGGCCCGCCAGGCTCAGGCTTGGTGCTCCACCATGAGCCCTTTCTGCCCTTGCTTCCCCAggagaggcagccccagcttttcTCAGCAGATTGGGGcacctttcccattctcctccctcttgggcacaggtttgagctgcgaggtgGAGGCCGATGTGCGTACCTGAATGGGGATAGGATCAGCTCATCCCTGTGCCACCTACAcaagcactgggtctgcagcagagctgaccacTACGTCCTCTGGAAGCAAAAGGTGCACCCACAATGAGAGATCCCATCACCACCAAccttgtgccagtgctgctgttgtatTACAGTGTATTTTCTTGCAGCCCGATGTCGTTTCTAGTCAATTACTTTGTTTCTGCTCAGATCGTTGCTGCCGTGTTGTTTTTGGGCCCATCTCGCTATCCTTTTCCCTGTTCCCCTTTTCTGGGGTGTCGATCCGTGGGTCCCTCTGCCCCGCTACtcacggaaccgggccgaaccagcccataaaccactgACATTGTGGATGAGGTGCTACGAGATGAGGCTGAGGAGCTCAGCGGTGGTGATGGTGATTGGAGGACAGTTGGACgggatgatcctgtaggtcctttccagccctgtgcctctatgattctgtcatcaTTCTGAGCCAGTCTCTGTCCGGGCCGTATTGTTTCAGGCACGCTCTGACCTCACTGCACAGAGGTGCTCTCTGAACTGCACGCTGCATCTCTAGTGCTATTGGCTtcttaaagccattctcctcTGCAATTCCCTGCAGTTTAcaaagaaccatagaatggtttgggttggaagggacctttcagacCATTCAGTTCCATCCCCGGCTggaggcagggacacctcccaccacaccaggctgctcacagggcgggggcatccacaacctacTCCACTgtctaaatccaccctcttccactctaaagccatttcccctcctcctgtcgCTCCACGCCCTTACAAAACAGACCcctcccagctttcctggaggcccccttcaggtacagCCCATGACTTCGGGTACGCTTAGCTGGGCAGCAAtggaagctgctggcagctcaccCAGTGTCTCCGTGCAGAAGAGGCCTCTGCACAGCCACAACCTTCCCGGGATCTGCACTGGCCAATACCTTCAGGGAGTCACACGCCTTCGGGACTCCTTc
The DNA window shown above is from Gallus gallus isolate bGalGal1 chromosome 16, bGalGal1.mat.broiler.GRCg7b, whole genome shotgun sequence and carries:
- the LOC124417248 gene encoding C-type lectin domain family 2 member B-like isoform X3, with protein sequence MGEGDQQETFLEHKAVTEPLGQSGEKPQWGSRCHGTGRRRSRVQLIAVHAAVGALILMLVVLVISTVCRRASIPPFSAFGHACPNAWVGFQGKCYYFSKEENDWNSSREHCNAHGASLATIGSAEEMDFMMRFQGPANCWIGLHREEEDAQWTWSDGTAFTNWFELRGGGRCAYLNGDRISSSLCHLHKHWVCSRADHYVLWKQKVHPQ
- the LOC124417248 gene encoding C-type lectin domain family 2 member D-like isoform X1, whose product is MQSVQIPILKHKVSTPAEGERLNHFSEHKAAPEPTAHQRRRIPTGSDPQLPEEDVHISVLESNTSTPAMGEGDQQETFLEHKAVTEPLGQSGEKPQWGSRCHGTGRRRSRVQLIAVHAAVGALILMLVVLVISTVCRRASIPPFSAFGHACPNAWVGFQGKCYYFSKEENDWNSSREHCNAHGASLATIGSAEEMDFMMRFQGPANCWIGLHREEEDAQWTWSDGTAFTNWFELRGGGRCAYLNGDRISSSLCHLHKHWVCSRADHYVLWKQKVHPQ
- the LOC124417248 gene encoding C-type lectin domain family 2 member B-like isoform X2, with product MSVQIPILKHKVSTPAEGERLNHFSEHKAAPEPTAHQRRRIPTGSDPQLPEEDVHISVLESNTSTPAMGEGDQQETFLEHKAVTEPLGQSGEKPQWGSRCHGTGRRRSRVQLIAVHAAVGALILMLVVLVISTVCRRASIPPFSAFGHACPNAWVGFQGKCYYFSKEENDWNSSREHCNAHGASLATIGSAEEMDFMMRFQGPANCWIGLHREEEDAQWTWSDGTAFTNWFELRGGGRCAYLNGDRISSSLCHLHKHWVCSRADHYVLWKQKVHPQ
- the LOC124417248 gene encoding C-type lectin domain family 2 member I-like isoform X4, yielding MMRFQGPANCWIGLHREEEDAQWTWSDGTAFTNWFELRGGGRCAYLNGDRISSSLCHLHKHWVCSRADHYVLWKQKVHPQ